From one Lotus japonicus ecotype B-129 chromosome 3, LjGifu_v1.2 genomic stretch:
- the LOC130749390 gene encoding D-3-phosphoglycerate dehydrogenase 2, chloroplastic-like yields MASSACTKSVFTSSATASLHCPTTPTRGRPSVVSFPKRNIVLTSSYKLSHSQCAVNKTRCKSDGGEGISRPSILVSEKLGEAGLQVLRDVGQVECSYDLSPQDLCSKISSFDALIVRSGTKVTREVFQGAKGRLKVVGRAGVGIDNVDLEAATQYGCLVVNAPTANTIAAAEHAVALLAAMARNIPRADASLKAGKWQRNKYVGASMVGKTLAIMGFGKVGSEVARRAKGLGMNVVAHDPYAPADRARAIGVDLVSFDHAISAADFISLHMPLTPTTDKIFNEDTFAKMKKGVRIINVARGGVIDEDALVKALDSGLVAQAALDVFTEEPPSKDSKLVQHENVTVTPHLGASTKEAQEGVAVEIAEAVVGALRGELSATAVNAPMVAPEVMSELAPYVMLAEKLGRLAVQLVSGGSGIKSVKVVYRSARGPDDLDTRLLRAMITKGIIEPISNKIVNLVNADFTAKEKGIRISEERVVVGSSPEQPIDSIQIQISNVESKFASAVSSESGDISIEGRVKYGMPHLTCVGSFGVDVSLEGNVILCRQVDQPGMIGHVGNLLAQHNVNVSFMSVGRTSPRKMAIMAIGVDEEPNKEALHNIGSVPAIEEFVFLKL; encoded by the exons ATGGCATCATCGGCTTGTACCAAATCCGTTTTCACCTCCTCTGCAACTGCAAGTTTACATTGTCCCACTACTCCCACCAGAGGAAGACCCTCTGTCGTTTCATTCCCCAAACGCAACATCGTTTTAACCTCCTCATACAAGCTCTCTCATTCTCAATGCGCCGTCAACAAAACGCGCTGCAAATCCGACGGCGGAGAAGGTATTTCAAGGCCAAGCATCTTGGTTTCTGAGAAGCTCGGAGAGGCGGGGCTCCAAGTGCTGCGCGATGTGGGACAAGTGGAATGCTCCTACGACCTCTCCCCTCAAGACCTCTGCTCCAAGATCTCCTCCTTCGACGCCTTGATTGTCAGGAGCGGCACCAAGGTCACCAGGGAGGTTTTCCAAGGCGCCAAGGGAAGGTTGAAGGTGGTGGGCAGAGCCGGCGTTGGAATCGACAACGTGGACCTTGAAGCCGCCACCCAATACGGTTGCCTGGTGGTGAATGCACCCACCGCGAACACCATCGCCGCGGCGGAGCACGCAGTGGCTCTTCTGGCTGCCATGGCGAGGAACATCCCACGCGCCGACGCGTCCCTCAAAGCAGGGAAGTGGCAGAGGAACAAGTATGTGGGAGCGTCCATGGTTGGGAAGACGCTAGCGATCATGGGGTTTGGGAAAGTTGGGTCTGAGGTGGCGCGTCGTGCGAAAGGGTTGGGGATGAACGTGGTTGCGCATGACCCTTATGCCCCTGCAGACAGGGCACGCGCCATTGGCGTTGATCTTGTGTCGTTTGATCACGCCATCTCCGCCGCTGATTTCATTTCTCTCCACATGCCTCTCACTCCCACCACTGATAAGATCTTCAATGAGGATACTTTTGCCAAGATGAAGAAAGGTGTTCGCATTATCAATGTTGCGAGAGGCGGAGTTATTGATGAAGATGCGTTGGTGAAAGCGCTTGATAGTGGACTAGTTGCTCAGGCTGCACTTGATGTGTTCACCGAGGAGCCTCCATCGAAAGATAGTAAATTAGTGCAGCATGAGAATGTGACGGTTACGCCACACCTTGGAGCTAGCACCAAAGAGGCACAAGAAGGTGTAGCAGTTGAAATAGCAGAAGCTGTGGTTGGAGCATTGAGAGGGGAACTTTCAGCAACTGCTGTCAATGCTCCTATGGTTGCCCCTGAG GTCATGTCTGAATTGGCTCCATATGTTATGCTAGCTGAGAAGTTGGGTCGGCTAGCAGTGCAGTTGGTGTCTGGAGGAAGTGGAATCAAATCCGTGAAGGTGGTTTATCGATCGGCTAGGGGGCCAGATGACCTTGACACACGACTTCTACGAGCGATGATCACAAAAGGGATAATTGAACCGATATCCAATAAAATTGTCAACCTTGTGAATGCTGATTTCACTGCCAAGGAGAAGGGGATTCGCATAAGTGAGGAAAGAGTAGTTGTTGGTTCATCCCCTGAGCAACCAATTGATTCAATTCAGATACAGATATCCAATGTGGAGTCAAAGTTTGCAAGTGCTGTGTCGTCCGAGAGTGGTGATATAAGCATTGAGGGAAGGGTGAAGTATGGCATGCCCCACTTGACATGTGTGGGATCTTTTGGTGTAGATGTAAGTTTAGAAGGGAATGTCATCTTGTGCCGCCAGGTGGACCAGCCCGGTATGATTGGGCACGTTGGGAATCTATTGGCTCAACATAATGTCAATGTCAGCTTTATGAGTGTGGGAAGGACATCTCCGAGGAAGATGGCGATAATGGCTATTGGTGTTGATGAAGAACCAAACAAAGAAGCTCTTCACAACATTGGATCTGTGCCTGCTATCGAAGAGTTTGTCTTTCTCAAACTGTAG
- the LOC130749568 gene encoding protein MAIN-LIKE 2-like, which translates to MADEAVLTLGPKNPTLLVKQNKHVSGYVWNQTSKKVLKLRLPHIPLNGVPPQIEQYIRLAGFYEAALCGSLKQDKVLISALVERWRPETHTFHMPFGECTITLQDVAVQLGLNIDGQPVTGVTWCDWSDLVTRALGVTPPRRAIRGSCLNLKWLNQCFDFQNLGALESAEAEFVARAFILRLIGTFLLPDHSGSHVPLRYLLLIENLAMASTYSWGSAVLATLYHELCHATGYERQEIDGCTYLLQIWAWERIPMTAPETIPILPLGCPLAGRFHMHVPCLISIRKDACEWLLFMLANVSFSAEKV; encoded by the exons ATGGCGGATGAAGCAGTGCTAACTCTCGGTCCAAAAAATCCGACGTTGTTggtgaaacaaaacaaacatgtGTCGGGATATGTTTGGAACCAAACAAGTAAGAAAGTTTTGAAGCTGAGATTACCCCACATTCCTTTGAATGGGGTCCCTCCACAAATCGAACAATATATTCGATTGGCTGGATTTTACGAGGCCGCTCTATGTGGTTCTCTCAAACAAGACAAAGTGTTGATATCAGCACTGGTGGAGCGTTGGCGGCCCGAGACGCACACCTTTCATATGCCGTTTGGAGAGTGCACCATCACTCTTCAAGATGTTGCCGTTCAGCTGGGACTAAATATTGATGGACAACCTGTTACCGGGGTGACATGGTGTGACTGGTCTGATCTCGTTACTCGTGCGCTAGGAGTCACTCCACCGCGACGTGCCATTAGAGGAAGTTGTTTAAACTTGAAATGGTTAAACCAGtgttttgattttcaaaacctAGGTGCACTTGAGTCGGCAGAAGCTGAATTTGTTGCAAGAGCATTCATTTTGCGCTTGATTGGCACTTTCTTATTACCCGACCACTCGGGATCACATGTGCCTCTAAGATATCTACTACTCATAGAGAATTTAGCTATGGCCTCCACATACAGTTGGGGTTCGGCTGTGCTTGCAACTCTCTATCATGAGTTATGCCATGCAACCGGTTATGAACGACAAGAAATCGATGGTTGTACTTATTTGCTCCAAATCTGGGCTTGGGAAAGGATTCCAATGACTGCCCCTGAAACCATACCAATATTGCCACTCGGCTGCCCCCTCGCAGGAAG ATTCCACATGCACGTCCCTTGTCTTATTAGCATTCGCAAGGATGCTTGTGAATGGCTACTGTTCATGCTGGCAAATGTGTCATTCAGTGCTGAAAAG GTGTGA
- the LOC130744423 gene encoding 4-coumarate--CoA ligase 1-like: protein MAILENKKNEEEEQFIFRSKLPDIYIPKHLPLHSYCFQNLPDFASRPCLINAPTGDVYTYHDVDLAARRTASGLHKLCNIQKGDVIMILLPNSPEFVFSFLAASHLGAMATAANPFFTAAEIAKQAKASNTKLLITQFSYHDKVKELPDHNVKLVFIDDDRNGNRHNHLHFSQLMEAESELELEQIDPDDVVALPYSSGTTGLPKGVMLTHKGLVTSIAQQVDGENPNLFYHCEDVILCVLPLFHIYSLNSVLLCGLRAKAAILLMPKFEINALLSLVEKHRITVAPVVPPIVLAIAKSPELNKHDLSSIRILKSGGAPLGKEVEQALTAKFPNAKFGQGYGMTEAGPVLTMCLAFAKEPIDVKPGACGTVVRNAEMKIVDPETGNYLSRNQSGEICIRGDQIMKGYLNDPEATERTIDKGGWLHTGDIGYIDDDDELFIVDRLKELIKYKGFQVAPAELEALLLSHPKISDVAVVPMKDEAAGEVPVAFVVRSNGHTDINEDEIKQFISKQVVFYKRINRVFFIDAIPKSPSGKILRKNLRSKLVAGVPI from the exons ATGGCAATTCTTGAGAACAAGAAGAACGAGGAGGAAGAGCAATTCATTTTCAGGTCCAAGCTCCCTGACATCTACATCCCCAAACACCTTCCTCTCCACTCTTACTGCTTCCAAAATCTCCCTGACTTTGCCTCACGACCCTGCCTCATCAACGCCCCCACCGGCGACGTCTACACCTACCACGACGTCGACCTCGCCGCCCGGAGAACCGCCTCCGGCCTCCACAAACTCTGCAACATCCAAAAAGGAGACGTCATCATGATCCTCCTCCCCAACTCCCCTGAATTCGTCTTCTCCTTCCTCGCCGCATCTCACCTCGGCGCCATGGCCACCGCCGCAAATCCCTTCTTCACCGCCGCGGAAATCGCCAAGCAAGCCAAAGCCTCCAACACCAAGCTCCTCATCACCCAATTTTCCTACCACGACAAGGTCAAGGAATTGCCGGATCACAACGTCAAGCTCGTGTTCATCGACGACGATCGTAACGGTAACCGCCATAACCACCTGCATTTCTCACAGCTGATGGAAGCTGAGAGTGAATTGGAATTGGAACAGATCGATCCCGACGATGTGGTGGCGCTGCCGTATTCATCAGGGACAACCGGTCTTCCGAAAGGGGTGATGTTAACGCACAAAGGATTGGTAACAAGCATTGCACAGCAAGTAGATGGGGAGAATCCGAACCTGTTCTACCACTGTGAAGATGTGATTCTTTGTGTTCTTCCTCTGTTTCACATTTACTCTCTGAACTCTGTTTTGCTGTGCGGGCTGAGAGCGAAGGCGGCGATATTGCTGATGCCGAAATTCGAAATCAATGCGTTGCTGAGTTTGGTTGAGAAACACAGGATCACGGTGGCGCCGGTGGTGCCGCCGATTGTTCTGGCGATTGCGAAGTCGCCGGAGCTGAATAAACATGACTTGTCTTCAATTAGGATATTGAAATCCGGTGGAGCACCGCTGGGTAAAGAAGTCGAACAAGCTCTCACCGCCAAATTCCCCAACGCCAAATTCGGTCAG GGATATGGAATGACAGAGGCAGGGCCAGTGTTAACAATGTGCTTAGCATTTGCTAAGGAACCAATTGATGTAAAACCAGGTGCATGCGGAACCGTTGTAAGGAATGCAGAGATGAAGATTGTGGATCCTGAAACTGGCAATTATTTATCTCGAAACCAGTCTGGTGAAATTTGCATAAGAGGTGACCAGATCATGAAAGGTTATCTAAATGATCCAGAGGCTACGGAGAGAACGATAGACAAAGGGGGTTGGTTACATACAGGTGACATTGGTTATATTgacgatgatgatgagttgTTCATCGTTGATAGGTTGAAGGAATTGATCAAATACAAAGGATTTCAGGTTGCTCCAGCTGAACTTGAAGCccttcttctttctcatccCAAAATCTCTGATGTTGCTGTTGTCCC GATGAAGGATGAAGCAGCTGGAGAGGTACCAGTTGCATTTGTTGTGAGATCAAATGGTCACACCGACATAAACGAGGATGAAATTAAGCAGTTTATCTCCAAACAG GTGGTATTTTACAAAAGAATAAACAGAGTATTCTTCATTGATGCAATTCCCAAGTCACCATCAGGCAAAATCTTGCGTAAGAATCTGAGATCAAAGTTAGTAGCTGGTGTTCCAATTTGA